One Rhinolophus sinicus isolate RSC01 linkage group LG06, ASM3656204v1, whole genome shotgun sequence DNA window includes the following coding sequences:
- the DUSP22 gene encoding dual specificity protein phosphatase 22 isoform X2, with translation MTVTGFGWEDALRTVRAGRPCANPNLGFQRQLQSFDKHEVHQYRQWLKEEYGESPLRDTEEAKKILGLQRKALKLTSEMLLSQKQPMPVRTVRRTRGQQLKAAASPKTQGGMVGQQGARLPPEGSSRGLEKCVCVCVWGGIGSLSAASLSMRVPHTLAPCCLKARPPFQPIRYLGEFYLVFVLCGTDCILVPWIALPFTQSTLSVSLTSSQPFGVLTRQGPLLQVCMHLPGLGRKSIH, from the exons ATGACTGTCACTGGCTTTGGCTGGGAAGACGCCCTGCGCACCGTGCGTGCTGGGCGACCATGCGCCAACCCCAACCTTGGCTTCCAGCGGCAGCTCCAGAGCTTTGACAAGCACGAGGTCCACCAG TACCGACAGTGGCTAAAGGAAGAGTATGGAGAGAGCCCTTTGCGGGATACAGAAGAAGCCAAGAAGATTCTGG GACTCCAGAGGAAGGCTTTAAAGCTGACCTCTGAGATGCTGCTCAGCCAGAAGCAGCCTATGCCTGTGAGAACAGTGAGAAGGACTCGGGGCCAGCAGCTGAAAGCAGCAGCCTCCCCCAAGACCCAGGGTGGCATGGTGGGGCAGCAGGGGGCCCGGCTGCCTCCTGAGGGTAGTTCCAGGGGCcttgaaaagtgtgtgtgtgtgtgtgtgtggggggggattgGTTCTCTGAGCGCTGCCTCCCTCTCAATGAGAGTGCCCCACACCTTGGCTCCCTGCTGCCTCAAGGCAAGGCCCCCTTTTCAGCCCATCAGGTACCTGGGGGAGTTCTACTTGGTGTTTGTGCTCTGTGGCACTGACTGCATTTTAGTTCCATGGATAGCATTACCCTTCACCCAGAGCACCCTTTCTGTCAGCCTCACTTCTTCCCAACCTTTTGGTGTCCTCACTCGGCAGGGGCCTCTTCTCCAGGTCTGCATGCACCTTCCGGGACTGGGAAGAAAGAGCATTCATTAG